The Dama dama isolate Ldn47 chromosome 11, ASM3311817v1, whole genome shotgun sequence genome segment TTAATATTTCCCCAAATTATTATATAATCAATCTTCCCCCATCAATCCATTTTATAGCCAGCAATTCAAAGTCTGTGTCTAAAGTAACAAAGTAACTTAAAGAATATTCACTAGTGGACTAGTGAAAAAGTGAACCATATCAGCATATTATAAGAATGGCAAGAGGACCACTCGAATTCCGTTTGGAGGCTTCTTTGAGCTCACAGAGTAGACATCATGAGCAAAGCACACCCTCCCGAGTTGAAGAGATTTATGGACAAGAAGTTATCATTGATATTAAATGGTGGCAGACATGTCCAAGGAATATTGCGGGGATTTGATCCCTTTATGAATCTTGTGATAGACGAATGTGTGGAGATGGCAACTAGTGGGCAACAGAACAATATTGGAATAGTGCTAATATGAAGAAATAGTATCATCATGTTAGAAGCCTTGGAACGAGTATGAACAACGGCTGTGTTCACCAGGGAAATCAACTGCTTCCATGTGTCCCCTTCTCCACATTTTACTACCAGAAAAACTGGGTTGTGTACATTTTCTTACTGAACTTTTTGTTAAATAAAgttttgtaatagccaaaaaagaaaaaaagaatggcagTCAAAGTAAACTTAAGACATAGAATTAACAAAAAGGAACTTATTATCTCTCTAATTAATAAAGTTATTAATAAGAATTAataataatagccaggacatggaagcaacctagatgcccatcagcagacgaatggataaggaagctgtggtacatatacaccatggaatattactcagccattaaaaagaattcatttgaatcagttctaatgaggtggatgaaactggagcccattatacagagtgaagtaagccagaaagataaagaacattacagcatactaacacatatatatatatggaatttagaaagatggtaatgataaccctatatgcaaaacagaaaaagagacacagatgtacagaacagacttttggaccctgtgggagaaggcaagggtgggatgttttgacagaacagcattgaaacatgtatattatcaagtgtgaaacagatcaccagcccaggttggatgcatgagacaagtgctcgggcctggtgcactgggaagacccagagggatcgggtggagagggaggtgggagaggggatcgggatggggaatacatgtaaatccatggctgattcatgtcaatgtatgacaagacccactgcaatgttgtgaagtaattagcctccaactaataaaaataaatgaaaaaaaaaaaaaaaaagaattaataatcAGTACTATGTGGAAGGAAAAGTTCCAATGTAGAAACTGCAGATGGTTCCAGAACTGGATAAATCTCTACTGAAGAGCCTGTAACAAAGCTGATCCGAAATTCAC includes the following:
- the LOC133064970 gene encoding small nuclear ribonucleoprotein G-like → MSKAHPPELKRFMDKKLSLILNGGRHVQGILRGFDPFMNLVIDECVEMATSGQQNNIGIVLI